From Sodalis glossinidius str. 'morsitans', the proteins below share one genomic window:
- the yjgA gene encoding ribosome biogenesis factor YjgA — protein sequence MNKQPEEWQDPQSLQQQDDEQDEIIWVSKSEIKRDAETLKQLGVELVSLGKNALEKIPLDDDLRCAIALAQRIKREGQRRQIQLIGKMLRARDPEPIQQALDKLKNRHNQQITLFHKLEILRDKLLAQGDDAIAQVLEHYPQADRQQLRALVRNAQKEKAAKKPPKTARQLYQYLHTLSEAD from the coding sequence ATGAATAAACAGCCGGAAGAGTGGCAGGACCCACAGTCTTTGCAGCAGCAGGACGATGAGCAAGATGAAATAATCTGGGTCAGCAAGAGTGAAATCAAACGCGACGCCGAGACGCTAAAACAGTTAGGCGTTGAGCTGGTGTCACTCGGTAAAAATGCGCTGGAAAAAATCCCGCTGGACGATGACCTGCGCTGCGCCATCGCGCTGGCGCAGCGCATCAAGCGCGAAGGGCAGCGCCGGCAAATTCAGCTTATCGGGAAGATGCTGCGCGCCCGGGATCCGGAGCCTATCCAGCAGGCGCTGGATAAACTGAAGAATCGCCATAACCAGCAGATCACCTTGTTTCATAAGCTTGAAATACTACGCGACAAGCTGCTTGCGCAGGGCGACGACGCCATTGCACAAGTGCTAGAACATTATCCGCAGGCCGACCGCCAGCAGTTACGGGCGCTGGTACGCAATGCCCAGAAAGAGAAGGCGGCCAAAAAACCGCCAAAAACCGCGCGCCAACTTTACCAATACTTGCACACCCTGTCCGAGGCGGACTAA
- the cybC gene encoding cytochrome b562, whose product MILVATGMRRLFLAVLPLLAVSFVTAATARELSEDMDMIAANYSAVLHTDNPATLKQALADMYAAAADARDATPPKLRGQAPESPQMQDYRRGIDTLLGQIEQAQAKVEKGDIEGAKQVAGQFKQTRDENHAKFR is encoded by the coding sequence ATGATCCTTGTCGCCACCGGTATGAGAAGGTTATTCCTCGCGGTGTTGCCGCTTCTGGCCGTTTCGTTCGTCACCGCGGCGACGGCGCGGGAGCTGAGCGAAGATATGGATATGATTGCCGCCAATTACAGCGCGGTCCTTCACACCGATAATCCGGCCACTCTGAAACAGGCGCTGGCGGATATGTACGCTGCGGCCGCGGATGCTCGCGACGCGACCCCGCCGAAACTACGCGGGCAAGCGCCGGAAAGCCCGCAAATGCAGGACTATCGGCGGGGTATCGATACGTTGCTTGGACAAATTGAGCAGGCGCAGGCAAAGGTGGAGAAAGGCGATATAGAGGGCGCGAAACAGGTCGCGGGCCAGTTCAAGCAGACCCGCGATGAGAATCATGCCAAGTTTCGCTAA
- a CDS encoding ketopantoate reductase C-terminal domain-containing protein, whose translation MSIAEAGGYRRRDDVIAETTDLLSQQGSPMTSSLYRDLIAGNAVEADQIIGDLKARANHAGLPVPLLSAVWTQWTHLSVYQQNRE comes from the coding sequence GTGTCGATCGCAGAGGCCGGCGGCTACCGGCGGCGTGATGATGTCATCGCGGAAACCACCGACCTGCTGAGCCAACAGGGGTCGCCCATGACCTCTTCCCTTTATCGGGATTTGATAGCCGGTAACGCCGTGGAGGCCGATCAGATCATCGGTGATCTGAAAGCCCGTGCCAACCACGCCGGCCTGCCCGTTCCGCTGCTGAGTGCAGTATGGACGCAATGGACGCACCTGTCGGTTTATCAGCAAAACCGGGAATAA
- a CDS encoding 2-dehydropantoate 2-reductase N-terminal domain-containing protein — protein MSGRRRQRAQTLRQNGLHILSPSGNVTLQPALVEAGSLTSHYDLILLSVKAFSLAAAMDELHQLCYGELDDRRTERLARVDAAPGQRRF, from the coding sequence ATTAGTGGTAGGCGCCGGCAGCGGGCGCAAACGCTGCGGCAGAACGGCCTGCATATCTTAAGCCCCAGCGGCAATGTGACGCTGCAGCCAGCGCTGGTGGAAGCCGGCAGCCTCACTAGTCATTATGATCTGATCCTGTTATCGGTAAAAGCCTTCTCGCTGGCGGCGGCAATGGACGAGCTGCATCAGCTCTGTTATGGCGAGCTGGATGATAGGCGTACGGAACGGCTGGCGCGCGTCGACGCGGCCCCTGGGCAACGCCGGTTTTGA
- a CDS encoding N-acetyltransferase family protein, with translation MPWLAARQDGELLGYCYLSPYRPRYAYRFTVEDSVYIHPAKSGRRLGSLLLREAIIRAEQGGWRQMLAIIGNAENHASLRLHQKLQLIGQLTAVGFKHGRWVDTLLMQSSLGEGQQTTAP, from the coding sequence CTGCCTTGGCTTGCGGCCCGGCAAGACGGCGAACTGCTGGGCTATTGTTATCTTTCCCCTTATCGTCCCCGTTACGCCTACCGTTTCACCGTCGAGGATTCCGTGTATATTCATCCGGCCAAATCCGGACGCCGACTCGGCTCGTTACTGCTGCGCGAGGCCATTATTCGGGCGGAACAGGGTGGCTGGCGTCAGATGTTGGCGATTATCGGCAATGCGGAAAATCATGCCTCGTTACGTTTGCATCAAAAGCTTCAATTGATAGGACAGCTGACGGCGGTGGGCTTTAAACATGGCCGTTGGGTAGATACCCTGTTGATGCAGAGTAGTCTGGGAGAAGGCCAGCAAACTACCGCCCCATGA